In Silene latifolia isolate original U9 population chromosome X, ASM4854445v1, whole genome shotgun sequence, the following proteins share a genomic window:
- the LOC141617812 gene encoding protein FAR-RED IMPAIRED RESPONSE 1-like codes for MDADSTDINMQTGVNHHRKSVLFSGCLLLHEDDISFQWTFQHFLTAMGQKEPQFMITDQCPGIKKAFPSVFKTARHRYCMWHITQKITDKVGSALCRDTNFLARFNAVVWDPDMEPSEFEEKWQKVISDFELEDNDWLTTMFDDRHHWIPAYHRDLALGCILRTTQRSESTNSFFKRYENHFGTLVEFWMRILVALKPGSKLLWTGSYTRRCDDYNGDHSFPELKTELPIEKHGAIIYTHAVFKVF; via the exons ATGGATGCAGATTCTACCGACATTAACATGCAAACAG GTGTTAATCACCACAGAAAGTCGGTGTTGTTTTCCGGTTGTCTCCTGTTACACGAGGATGACATCTCCTTCCAATGGACCTTTCAGCATTTCTTGACTGCCATGGGACAAAAAGAGCCGCAGTTCATGATCACGGATCAATGCCCTGGCATAAAGAAG GCTTTCCCTTCTGTTTTCAAGACAGCTAGGCATcgttattgtatgtggcatattacaCAAAAGATCACGGACAAAGTTGGTTCAGCACTCTGCAGAGACACGAACTTCCTTGCTCGCTTCAACGCTGTTGTTTGGGACCCTGATATGGAGCCGTCGGAGTTCGAAGAGAAGTGGCAGAAGGTCATTTCAGATTTCGAGCTGGAagataatgattggttgactacaaTGTTCGACGACAGACACCATTGGATTCCTGCCTACCATCGTGACCTTGCCTTGGGCTGCATATTAAGAACAACACAGCGATCAGAAAGTACAAATTCGTTTTTCAAGCGCTATGAGAATCACTTTGGTACACTGGTCGAATTTTGGATGAG AATCCTTGTTGCATTAAAACCAGGTTCCAAACTGCTATGGACCGGTAGCTATACACGaaggtgcgatgattataacgGCGACCACTCATTCCCCGAGCTTAAGACAGAATTACCTATAGAAAAGCATGGCGCTATTATATACACACATGCTGTGTTCAAGGTGTTCTAA